A genome region from Methylicorpusculum oleiharenae includes the following:
- a CDS encoding restriction endonuclease subunit S, translated as MSEPTKKGLVPVLRFPEFRDQGEWKEIKLGQLGNLVQGLTYSPDDIRENGLLVLRSSNVQNGEIRLEDNVYVTPNVKGANLSKPNDILICVRNGSKALIGKNALIPEGMPLSTHGAFMTVFRSPSAEFVFQLFQTSAYQSQVDGDLGATINSINGSNFVKYKFYVPKSAEQQKIADCLSSVDELVTAQTQKVEALKAHKKGLMQQLFPAEGETVPKLRFPEFRDAREWEPKPLGKVAEIITGNTPSTFDSDNYGGKKLFVSPADISDGRYITHTKTTLSEQGFSKTRYIPEDSVLFVCIGSTIGKVAQNKFECATNQQINALVPLKNYSSGFIYFSLDNDASKIASLAGRQAVPIINKSLFSSVLVSFPSTDEQQKIAACLTSIDDLITTQTQKLSALKDHKKGLMQQLFPSSDEAEA; from the coding sequence ATGAGCGAACCAACGAAAAAGGGTTTAGTGCCGGTGTTGCGCTTTCCTGAATTTCGGGATCAGGGGGAATGGAAAGAAATTAAGCTGGGACAGCTAGGTAATCTTGTTCAAGGCCTGACATATAGCCCAGATGATATAAGAGAAAATGGACTTCTAGTCTTAAGGTCTTCTAACGTTCAGAATGGCGAAATTAGACTCGAAGATAATGTCTATGTGACTCCCAATGTTAAGGGCGCTAACTTATCGAAACCAAATGATATTCTGATTTGCGTGAGAAATGGCTCAAAAGCCTTAATTGGTAAAAATGCCTTAATCCCCGAGGGTATGCCGTTAAGTACTCACGGCGCTTTTATGACAGTTTTTAGATCACCGTCAGCGGAATTTGTTTTTCAACTTTTCCAAACTTCAGCCTATCAAAGTCAAGTAGATGGCGACTTAGGCGCAACAATCAATTCAATTAACGGTAGTAATTTCGTTAAATATAAGTTCTACGTACCTAAATCAGCCGAACAACAAAAAATCGCTGATTGCCTGTCTTCCGTCGACGAGCTGGTCACCGCACAAACCCAAAAAGTCGAAGCCCTCAAAGCCCATAAAAAAGGCCTGATGCAGCAGCTTTTCCCCGCCGAAGGCGAAACCGTCCCCAAACTGCGCTTTCCTGAGTTTAGGGATGCGCGGGAGTGGGAGCCAAAGCCTTTAGGAAAAGTCGCTGAAATAATTACAGGAAATACACCAAGCACTTTTGATTCAGACAATTATGGTGGTAAAAAACTGTTCGTATCTCCAGCAGATATTTCAGATGGTAGATATATCACTCATACTAAAACGACATTAAGTGAACAAGGGTTTTCAAAAACAAGATATATACCAGAAGATAGCGTTCTTTTTGTTTGTATAGGCTCAACCATTGGCAAAGTAGCTCAAAATAAGTTCGAATGCGCCACAAACCAGCAGATAAATGCTCTGGTACCTTTGAAAAATTATTCAAGTGGCTTTATTTACTTCTCGTTAGACAACGACGCATCAAAAATAGCTTCGCTTGCTGGTAGACAAGCCGTACCAATCATAAATAAGTCATTATTTTCATCAGTATTGGTGAGTTTTCCTTCGACTGATGAGCAACAAAAAATCGCAGCATGCCTGACTTCCATTGATGACCTGATTACCACCCAAACCCAAAAGCTATCCGCCCTCAAAGACCATAAAAAAGGCCTGATGCAGCAGCTATTCCCATCTTCTGACGAGGCTGAAGCATGA
- a CDS encoding PDDEXK nuclease domain-containing protein translates to MNKPATANPVFSEVLQHIQQARHKIFSQANTALIDLYWLIGKTISHKVQSEAWGKGVVTELARYIAQNAPDIKGFSDKNLWRMKQFYETYQADEKLSTLVRDLPWTHNTIIFSRCKSAEERTYYLSIARNDRLSKRDLERQIDAAQFERSLLSAKLSPLARELHPDIQQTFKDQYVLEFLGLPETHSENDLQTALIRHMKGFILELGGDFIFMGEQFRLQVGNQDFYIDLLFYHRGLSALVAFELKIGKFSPEHMGQLSFYLEALDRDVKKPHENPSIGVLLCRDKDDEVVEYALSRNLSPTLIAQYQLQLPDKKLIQAKLHELLAQELEGE, encoded by the coding sequence ATGAATAAACCGGCCACAGCCAACCCGGTGTTCAGCGAAGTGCTGCAACACATCCAGCAAGCGCGGCACAAAATCTTTAGCCAAGCCAACACGGCGCTGATTGACCTGTATTGGTTGATTGGTAAAACCATCAGCCACAAAGTGCAAAGTGAAGCCTGGGGTAAAGGCGTCGTTACCGAACTGGCGCGTTACATCGCCCAAAACGCCCCGGACATCAAAGGCTTCAGCGACAAAAACCTCTGGCGCATGAAGCAATTTTACGAAACCTATCAAGCCGATGAAAAACTCTCAACGCTGGTGAGAGATTTACCCTGGACACACAACACCATTATCTTTTCCCGATGCAAAAGCGCCGAAGAACGCACGTACTACCTGTCGATTGCACGTAACGACAGACTCAGCAAACGGGATTTGGAACGACAAATAGACGCCGCACAATTCGAGCGCAGCCTGCTGAGCGCAAAACTCTCACCACTGGCGAGAGAATTACATCCCGACATTCAGCAAACCTTCAAAGACCAGTACGTGCTGGAGTTTTTGGGACTGCCGGAAACCCACAGCGAAAACGATTTACAAACAGCCCTGATCCGGCACATGAAGGGCTTTATTCTGGAACTGGGCGGCGACTTTATTTTCATGGGCGAACAATTCCGCCTGCAAGTTGGCAATCAGGACTTTTATATCGACCTGCTGTTTTACCACCGAGGCCTGTCGGCGCTGGTAGCCTTTGAACTGAAAATCGGCAAATTCTCACCGGAACACATGGGCCAGCTTAGTTTTTACTTGGAAGCACTGGATCGCGATGTCAAAAAACCGCATGAAAACCCCAGCATCGGCGTCTTGCTGTGCCGCGACAAAGACGACGAAGTGGTGGAATATGCGCTATCGCGCAACCTTTCGCCGACCTTGATCGCTCAATACCAGTTGCAACTGCCGGATAAAAAACTGATACAGGCCAAACTGCATGAGCTGCTGGCACAAGAATTGGAGGGCGAGTGA
- a CDS encoding type I restriction endonuclease subunit R translates to MSIKENQIEQSLIHKLTDLKYSYRADIRDRESLEQNFRQKFEALNRVHLTDAEFARLRDEIVTADVFTAAKTLRERNYFQREDGTPLHYTLVNIKDWCKNDFEVINQLRINTDNSHHRYDVILLINGVPVVQIELKTLQVSPRRAMEQIVEYKNDPGNGYSNTLLCFMQLFIVSNESNTYYFANNHNQHFSFNADERFLPIYQLADEANQKIAHLHDFADSFLAKCTLGQMISRYMVLVASEQKLMIMRPYQIYAVKAIVDCIHQNRGNGYIWHTTGSGKTLTSFKASTLLKDNPDIEKCLFVVDRKDLDRQTREEFNRFQEGCVEENTNTETLVRRMLSEDYADKVIVTTIQKLGLALDENSKRNQTNSQKGKPTYKQRLEPLRDKRVVFIFDECHRSQFGENHKAIKEFFPNAQLFGFTGTPIFDDNANYVQIDGTVGSFKTTEDIFEKQLHAYTITHAIDDKNVLSFHIDYFQPEDQNGKKAKLKPGEIVSQQAVVDAILNKHDAATNSRRFNAVLATASINDAIAYYDLFKTVQAKKQTEDDSYAPLNVVCVFSPPTQALAKDNDTLNGKNLADIKQLQDDLPQEKADNQEQPEQKKAALSAIIADYNAQYGSNHTINEFDLYYQDVQQRIKDHKYSNQDYPRKHKIDIVIVVDMLLTGFDSKYLNTLYVDKNLKYHGLIQAFSRTNRVLNDSKPWGNVLDFRGQEQAVDAAIALFSGQSIDKAKEIWLVDPAPTVINKLQTAVGKLETFMKAQGLDCAPEQVANLKGDTARAEFINHFKEVQRLKTQLDQYTDLGEDQHAQVEQLLPEDTLRGFKGVYLDTAQRLKAQQGKGGDGTSTVQQLEFEFVLFASAVIDYDYIMSLIAKFTQKTSKQKMNREELIELISSSANLLDERDDIIAYINSLPVGQSLNENAIRDGYQAFKAAKAASDLSVIAEKHGLQASALQIFVDTIMSRMIFDGEKLSDLLSPLELGWKARTQAELALMDDLLPLLHKLAQGREISGLAAYE, encoded by the coding sequence ATGAGCATAAAAGAGAACCAGATCGAACAAAGCCTGATCCACAAACTCACCGATCTCAAATACAGTTACCGCGCAGACATCCGCGACCGCGAATCGCTAGAACAAAACTTCCGCCAAAAATTCGAGGCGTTAAACCGTGTTCATTTGACCGATGCCGAATTCGCCCGCCTGCGCGACGAAATCGTCACTGCCGACGTGTTTACTGCCGCCAAAACCCTCCGAGAACGGAATTACTTTCAACGTGAAGACGGCACACCTTTACATTACACCCTGGTCAATATCAAAGACTGGTGCAAAAACGACTTTGAAGTCATCAACCAGCTGCGCATTAACACCGACAATAGCCATCACCGTTATGACGTGATTCTGCTGATCAACGGCGTGCCGGTCGTGCAGATTGAGCTGAAAACCCTCCAGGTGAGCCCGCGCCGGGCGATGGAGCAAATCGTCGAGTACAAAAACGACCCAGGCAACGGCTACAGCAACACGCTGCTGTGCTTCATGCAGTTGTTTATCGTCAGCAACGAAAGCAATACCTATTACTTTGCCAACAACCACAACCAGCACTTCAGCTTTAACGCCGACGAACGCTTTTTGCCGATTTACCAACTGGCCGACGAAGCCAATCAAAAAATCGCCCACCTGCACGACTTTGCCGACAGCTTTCTGGCCAAATGCACACTGGGCCAAATGATCAGTCGCTACATGGTACTGGTCGCCAGCGAGCAAAAGCTGATGATCATGCGCCCGTACCAAATCTATGCGGTCAAGGCGATAGTCGATTGCATTCATCAAAACCGGGGCAATGGCTACATCTGGCACACCACCGGCAGCGGCAAAACCCTCACCTCGTTCAAGGCTTCCACGCTGCTCAAAGACAATCCGGATATTGAAAAATGCCTGTTTGTGGTGGACCGTAAAGACCTGGACCGGCAAACCCGCGAGGAATTCAACCGCTTCCAGGAAGGTTGCGTCGAAGAAAACACCAACACCGAAACCCTGGTGCGGCGCATGCTCTCCGAAGACTACGCCGACAAAGTGATCGTCACCACCATCCAAAAGCTTGGCCTGGCACTGGACGAAAACAGCAAACGCAACCAAACCAATAGCCAAAAAGGCAAGCCAACCTACAAGCAACGCCTGGAACCGCTACGCGACAAGCGTGTCGTGTTTATCTTCGACGAATGCCACCGCTCGCAATTCGGCGAAAACCATAAAGCCATTAAAGAATTCTTCCCCAACGCGCAACTGTTCGGCTTTACCGGCACACCGATTTTCGACGACAACGCCAACTACGTGCAAATCGACGGCACGGTCGGGTCATTCAAAACTACCGAGGATATTTTCGAAAAACAACTGCACGCCTACACCATCACCCATGCCATCGATGACAAAAACGTACTGAGTTTTCACATCGATTATTTTCAGCCCGAAGACCAGAACGGTAAAAAGGCCAAACTCAAACCCGGCGAAATCGTCTCCCAGCAAGCCGTCGTCGACGCGATCTTGAACAAACACGATGCCGCTACCAACTCGCGCCGATTTAACGCCGTTTTGGCTACGGCGTCGATCAACGATGCGATTGCCTATTACGACTTGTTCAAAACCGTTCAGGCCAAAAAACAGACCGAAGACGACAGCTACGCACCGCTGAATGTCGTTTGCGTGTTCTCGCCACCCACCCAAGCACTGGCCAAAGACAACGACACGCTAAACGGCAAAAATTTGGCTGACATCAAGCAACTGCAAGACGACCTACCGCAAGAAAAAGCCGATAATCAGGAACAGCCCGAACAGAAAAAAGCCGCGTTATCGGCGATTATCGCCGACTACAACGCCCAGTACGGCAGCAACCACACCATTAACGAGTTCGACCTGTACTATCAGGACGTACAACAACGCATTAAAGACCACAAATATTCCAATCAGGATTACCCGCGCAAACACAAAATCGACATCGTCATTGTGGTGGACATGCTGCTCACCGGCTTTGATTCCAAGTACCTGAATACTTTATATGTCGATAAAAACCTCAAATACCACGGTTTGATCCAAGCCTTCTCGCGTACCAATCGCGTACTGAACGACAGCAAACCTTGGGGTAACGTCTTGGATTTTCGCGGCCAGGAACAAGCGGTCGATGCCGCCATCGCCTTGTTTTCCGGCCAGTCCATCGATAAAGCCAAAGAAATCTGGCTGGTAGATCCCGCGCCGACGGTCATCAACAAACTGCAAACGGCGGTCGGCAAATTGGAAACCTTTATGAAAGCGCAAGGTTTGGACTGCGCACCGGAACAAGTCGCCAACCTGAAGGGGGACACGGCCCGCGCCGAATTCATCAACCACTTCAAAGAAGTGCAGCGCCTGAAAACCCAGCTAGATCAATACACCGACCTCGGCGAAGACCAACACGCCCAAGTCGAACAACTGCTACCCGAAGACACTTTGCGCGGCTTTAAAGGCGTGTATCTGGACACCGCCCAACGCCTGAAAGCCCAACAAGGCAAAGGCGGCGACGGTACCAGCACGGTGCAACAACTGGAATTTGAGTTCGTGCTGTTCGCCTCGGCGGTCATCGATTACGACTACATCATGAGCCTGATCGCCAAATTCACTCAAAAAACCAGCAAACAAAAAATGAACCGCGAAGAGCTGATCGAATTGATCAGTTCCAGCGCCAATTTGCTGGACGAGCGCGACGACATCATTGCGTACATCAACAGTTTGCCCGTCGGGCAAAGCCTCAATGAAAACGCCATTCGTGACGGTTACCAAGCCTTCAAAGCCGCCAAGGCCGCCAGCGACTTGTCCGTCATCGCTGAAAAGCACGGTCTGCAAGCCTCGGCCCTGCAAATCTTTGTTGATACCATCATGAGCCGGATGATTTTCGATGGCGAAAAACTCAGTGATCTACTCAGCCCCCTGGAACTGGGTTGGAAAGCCCGCACCCAAGCCGAACTGGCCTTGATGGACGACTTGCTGCCCTTATTGCACAAACTGGCCCAAGGCCGCGAAATTTCAGGATTGGCGGCGTATGAATAA
- a CDS encoding helix-turn-helix domain-containing protein, translating into MKKQYRSRLMASVHETAEGLHEAGVMDKRTMRKFDELCLTPVKPLQPEEIRALRLRERASQAVFARHLNVTTGLVSQWERGEKHPQGASLKLLSLVAKNGLEAIA; encoded by the coding sequence ATGAAAAAACAATACCGTAGCCGTTTGATGGCCTCCGTGCATGAAACCGCCGAAGGCTTGCATGAGGCGGGCGTCATGGATAAGCGCACTATGCGCAAATTTGATGAACTATGCTTAACTCCGGTCAAACCCTTACAGCCGGAAGAAATCCGCGCGCTTCGGCTACGTGAACGTGCAAGCCAAGCCGTATTTGCAAGGCATTTGAACGTTACGACCGGCTTGGTCAGTCAATGGGAACGCGGTGAGAAACACCCGCAAGGGGCATCCTTAAAGCTCCTGTCCCTGGTCGCCAAAAACGGACTGGAAGCGATTGCCTAA
- a CDS encoding type II toxin-antitoxin system RelE/ParE family toxin, giving the protein MRIFKNKAFTRFAKKSGIDDSSLCKAVSDAERGLLDADLGGGVIKQRVARSGGGKSGGFRTLILFRIGSLAFFVHGFAKNEQANIDDDELVALRKLAAVMLEYDDAALNCALANKTLIEVICDEKTIP; this is encoded by the coding sequence GTGCGGATATTCAAAAATAAGGCGTTCACACGATTTGCCAAAAAATCAGGAATAGACGATTCAAGCCTCTGTAAGGCAGTCAGTGATGCCGAAAGGGGATTACTAGATGCTGATTTGGGCGGTGGTGTCATTAAACAACGTGTCGCCCGCAGTGGTGGCGGCAAATCTGGCGGGTTCCGCACCCTGATTTTGTTCCGCATCGGTTCACTCGCGTTTTTTGTGCATGGTTTTGCCAAAAATGAACAGGCCAACATAGATGATGATGAATTGGTCGCTTTACGGAAATTAGCGGCTGTCATGCTGGAGTATGACGATGCAGCACTGAACTGCGCATTGGCGAATAAGACATTGATAGAGGTAATCTGCGATGAAAAAACAATACCGTAG
- a CDS encoding WGR domain-containing protein: MNHLYLERHDTENNMHRFYQMFVTPGLFDDWSLIKEWGRVGSPGTVRKEWFDTQEDAIVAGKKLCTAKCKKGYRTIRSEK, encoded by the coding sequence ATGAATCATCTATATCTTGAAAGACACGACACCGAAAACAACATGCATCGGTTTTACCAGATGTTTGTCACGCCAGGCCTGTTTGATGATTGGTCACTGATCAAGGAGTGGGGCAGGGTTGGCTCACCCGGTACCGTCAGAAAGGAGTGGTTTGACACCCAGGAAGACGCCATCGTCGCCGGGAAGAAGTTGTGTACAGCTAAATGTAAAAAGGGCTATCGAACTATTCGCTCAGAAAAATGA
- a CDS encoding recombinase family protein, which produces MSRVFAYCRVSTTDQTTQNQSREIQAAGFAIQPHRLIEESISGSVAAKERPGFNKLIDRMEAGDVLVVTKLDRLGRNAMDVRATVEHLSDSGVRVHCLALGGVDLTSSAGKMTMQVIAAVAEFERDLLIERTQAGISRAKAAGKQFGRPPALNAEARADVVKRLATGSNVSELAREFKTTRQTIMRIREAVMKSPQTDNTVHSSGG; this is translated from the coding sequence ATGTCACGCGTTTTTGCTTACTGTCGAGTGTCGACCACAGACCAGACGACCCAAAATCAAAGCCGGGAAATTCAAGCCGCCGGTTTTGCTATCCAGCCACATCGTTTGATTGAAGAAAGCATCAGTGGTTCAGTCGCGGCTAAAGAAAGACCTGGCTTTAATAAGTTAATCGACCGCATGGAAGCGGGGGATGTGTTGGTGGTGACCAAACTGGATCGGCTCGGTCGCAACGCCATGGATGTCAGAGCCACGGTCGAGCACCTTTCTGATTCCGGCGTGCGGGTCCATTGTCTGGCGTTAGGCGGGGTTGATCTGACCAGTTCTGCCGGCAAGATGACTATGCAGGTCATCGCAGCGGTTGCTGAGTTTGAGCGTGACTTGCTGATTGAGCGAACCCAAGCGGGCATTAGTCGCGCGAAGGCAGCGGGTAAACAGTTTGGCCGACCACCGGCACTTAATGCGGAAGCGCGTGCTGACGTTGTCAAACGATTGGCCACTGGCAGCAATGTTTCGGAGTTGGCTCGGGAATTTAAAACCACCCGGCAAACCATTATGCGGATTCGGGAAGCGGTGATGAAATCACCGCAAACTGACAATACGGTCCACTCTTCTGGGGGGTAA
- a CDS encoding LysR substrate-binding domain-containing protein codes for MNLRDLSYLVAVAELRNFSQAADQCSIGQPTLSTQIKKLEDYLGVDLFVREKNSVEVTDTCQEILPIAKRILADVQGIRQIAIHASGRHRNMLSLGAFPSLASYVLPEYVFRIKQHYPDFKLQLVEEKTNSLIELLLGKKLDAALLALPVEHDSLECRILFEDPFTLAVGVDHPLADLEKVDLNMAAKENLLLLDEGHCLRDQALKLCDPSRFVEHDFRASSLETLRFMVKNGVGVTLMPSVAVQPEDNDIRYINISQRPSRTIALVWQRSHPRSAILETLAKLMAYKPLS; via the coding sequence ATGAACTTGCGTGATTTGAGCTACCTGGTGGCGGTAGCGGAATTAAGAAATTTTAGTCAGGCGGCCGACCAATGCTCGATCGGCCAGCCAACGTTGAGCACTCAGATCAAAAAACTAGAGGATTACTTGGGAGTAGACCTGTTCGTGCGCGAGAAAAATAGCGTGGAAGTGACGGATACTTGCCAAGAAATTTTACCGATTGCGAAAAGAATTCTCGCCGACGTTCAGGGCATTCGGCAAATCGCCATCCACGCCAGCGGTCGGCATCGCAACATGCTGTCGCTGGGGGCGTTCCCTTCTCTAGCGAGCTATGTGCTGCCGGAGTATGTATTTCGCATCAAGCAACACTATCCGGATTTTAAGTTACAACTGGTCGAGGAAAAAACCAATTCGCTCATCGAATTGCTGCTCGGCAAAAAACTGGACGCGGCTTTACTAGCCCTGCCGGTAGAGCATGACTCTTTGGAATGTCGAATACTATTTGAAGACCCATTTACTTTGGCAGTAGGCGTAGATCACCCTCTGGCTGATCTGGAGAAAGTAGACTTAAACATGGCGGCCAAGGAGAATCTGCTGTTACTGGACGAGGGTCATTGCCTGCGCGATCAGGCCTTGAAGTTGTGCGATCCATCGCGATTCGTGGAACACGACTTTCGGGCTTCCAGCCTGGAAACCCTGCGTTTCATGGTCAAAAACGGCGTCGGGGTTACGTTGATGCCTTCCGTCGCCGTTCAGCCTGAGGATAACGACATTCGCTATATCAATATCAGTCAGCGGCCGAGCCGGACAATTGCGCTTGTTTGGCAGCGGTCTCATCCCCGTAGCGCCATTCTTGAGACATTGGCCAAGCTAATGGCTTATAAACCGCTGTCCTGA
- the katG gene encoding catalase/peroxidase HPI produces MKTKQIFLASALSVAILAALTATPVMAESQPTMNSFWWPEQLDLKPLRQNSVESNPFGNALNYAEQFKTLDLKAVKKDIASVLHTSQPWWPADYGNYGPFFIRMAWHSAGVYRIFDGRGGASGGQQRFEPLNSWPDNVNLDKARRLLWPVKQKYGAKLSWADLMVLAGNVSLEEMGFKTIGFAGGRADDWEAEIVNWGMEKKFLADERHDAKGELAKPLAAVQMGLIYVNPEGPGGNPDPLAAAKHIREAFGRMAMNDEETVALIAGGHTFGKAHGAHKPDECVGKEPAAADIEQQDLGWVNKCGTGNGADTVSSGLEGAWSTNPTRWTHDYLTWLYTFDWQQTKSPAGVTQWIPKDGKGENFVPDAHDPNKRHAPIMFTTDIALKMDPEYQKISKRFLDNPKAFETAFAKAWFKLTHRDMGPKARYVGAEVPTEDFIWQDPIPKVDHKLIDAKDTAKLKSTILASDLTIPELVRTAWAAAATFRGTDMRGGANGARIRLAPQKDWEANDPTELAKVLARLETIQSDFNRSLKGGKKVSLADVIVLGGSAAVEEAAKKAGVKLQVPFKPGRMDASQEQTDVHSAAVLEPKADGFRNYFGKENPLSPAEMLVERAYFLTLSVPEMTVLVGGMRALDANVDHAKHGVFTSRPGTLSNDFFVNLLDMSTQWSKSAIDGIYEGKDRVSNQVKWTATPVDLIFGSNSELRAVAEVYAADDGKEKFAQDFANAWAKVMDLDRFDKR; encoded by the coding sequence ATGAAAACCAAACAAATTTTCTTAGCTTCCGCATTGTCGGTAGCCATATTGGCAGCGTTGACCGCCACGCCGGTTATGGCCGAGTCGCAACCAACGATGAACAGCTTCTGGTGGCCGGAGCAATTGGATTTGAAACCACTGCGCCAGAATTCGGTGGAGTCAAATCCGTTTGGCAATGCCTTAAATTATGCCGAACAATTCAAAACTCTGGACTTGAAAGCGGTAAAAAAAGACATCGCGAGCGTCTTGCATACCTCCCAACCCTGGTGGCCGGCGGACTATGGTAATTACGGTCCGTTTTTTATCCGCATGGCCTGGCACAGCGCTGGCGTATACCGCATCTTCGACGGGCGGGGCGGCGCTTCCGGCGGCCAGCAACGCTTCGAACCGCTCAACAGTTGGCCGGATAACGTCAACCTGGACAAAGCCCGCCGCTTACTGTGGCCGGTCAAGCAAAAATACGGCGCCAAACTGTCCTGGGCCGACTTGATGGTCCTGGCCGGTAACGTCTCGCTGGAAGAGATGGGCTTTAAAACCATTGGCTTTGCCGGTGGTCGCGCCGACGACTGGGAAGCCGAGATCGTCAACTGGGGTATGGAAAAGAAATTTCTCGCAGACGAGCGCCACGATGCCAAAGGTGAACTGGCTAAACCGCTGGCTGCCGTGCAAATGGGGCTGATCTACGTCAATCCGGAAGGGCCTGGCGGCAACCCCGATCCTCTGGCGGCTGCTAAACATATCCGCGAAGCCTTTGGCCGCATGGCGATGAATGACGAAGAAACCGTGGCTTTGATTGCCGGAGGCCACACTTTCGGCAAAGCGCACGGTGCGCATAAACCGGACGAATGCGTCGGCAAGGAACCGGCCGCCGCCGACATCGAACAGCAGGATCTGGGTTGGGTTAACAAATGCGGTACCGGAAACGGTGCTGACACCGTCAGTAGTGGCCTGGAAGGCGCATGGTCGACCAATCCGACCCGCTGGACCCACGATTACCTGACCTGGCTGTACACCTTTGATTGGCAACAAACCAAGAGCCCGGCCGGCGTCACGCAATGGATTCCCAAAGACGGTAAAGGCGAAAACTTTGTGCCGGATGCGCACGATCCTAATAAACGCCATGCGCCGATCATGTTTACCACCGATATTGCCTTGAAAATGGACCCGGAGTATCAAAAAATATCCAAGCGCTTTCTCGATAACCCCAAGGCATTTGAAACCGCGTTCGCCAAGGCCTGGTTCAAGCTGACTCACCGCGACATGGGGCCGAAGGCCCGCTACGTCGGAGCAGAAGTGCCGACTGAAGATTTCATCTGGCAGGATCCGATTCCCAAAGTTGATCACAAGTTGATTGACGCCAAGGATACCGCTAAATTGAAATCGACCATCCTGGCCTCGGACTTGACCATTCCGGAACTGGTCAGAACCGCCTGGGCTGCAGCGGCGACTTTCCGCGGCACCGATATGCGCGGCGGTGCCAATGGTGCGCGGATTCGCCTGGCCCCGCAAAAAGATTGGGAGGCCAACGACCCTACCGAACTGGCCAAGGTACTGGCTCGGCTGGAAACCATCCAAAGCGACTTCAATCGCAGTTTGAAAGGCGGCAAGAAAGTGTCACTGGCCGATGTGATCGTGCTCGGCGGTTCCGCTGCTGTGGAAGAGGCCGCGAAGAAAGCCGGTGTCAAGCTGCAAGTCCCATTCAAACCGGGCCGGATGGATGCGTCGCAGGAACAAACCGACGTGCATTCCGCGGCGGTGCTAGAACCCAAAGCCGACGGTTTCCGCAATTATTTCGGCAAGGAAAATCCGCTTTCGCCAGCGGAAATGCTGGTCGAACGCGCATACTTCCTGACCTTGAGCGTGCCTGAAATGACCGTGCTGGTTGGCGGCATGCGGGCGTTGGACGCCAACGTCGACCATGCTAAACACGGCGTATTCACTAGTCGGCCGGGCACATTAAGCAACGACTTTTTCGTGAATTTGCTCGATATGTCCACCCAATGGAGCAAGTCGGCAATCGACGGCATCTACGAGGGAAAAGACAGGGTCAGCAATCAAGTCAAATGGACCGCAACACCGGTTGATCTGATCTTCGGCTCCAACTCCGAGTTGCGAGCAGTGGCGGAAGTCTATGCCGCGGACGATGGCAAGGAAAAGTTCGCACAGGACTTTGCCAATGCCTGGGCCAAAGTGATGGACTTGGATCGTTTCGACAAACGCTGA